In Yersinia enterocolitica subsp. enterocolitica, one DNA window encodes the following:
- the napD gene encoding chaperone NapD, translating to MDDKEWHVCGLVIQAKPARIAPLIDSLLAIPGTEIPTSDTALGKLVVVMQAARSDVLLNYIESARNLDGVLAVSLVYHQQESQGEEMP from the coding sequence ATGGACGATAAAGAATGGCATGTCTGTGGATTGGTGATACAAGCCAAGCCTGCGCGAATAGCGCCACTTATCGACAGCCTGCTGGCGATTCCGGGCACAGAAATACCCACCAGTGATACCGCTCTGGGTAAATTGGTGGTGGTTATGCAGGCAGCGCGCTCAGACGTGCTCCTGAATTATATTGAGTCAGCACGCAATCTGGATGGTGTGCTGGCTGTATCGCTGGTTTATCACCAGCAGGAAAGCCAAGGTGAGGAAATGCCATGA
- the napF gene encoding ferredoxin-type protein NapF: MTDLSRRKLLTGFWQAGKQQPSAIRPPWSVSESDFIAGCTRCQNCVAACETGVLVAGSGGFPEIDFQRAECSFCQACVLACEVGVFTSTAQPAWSLKINISDRCLPFHNIECRSCQDSCETRAIKFRPRLNGIAQPELDLPACTGCGACVPSCPVQAVTLTRSEDGR, translated from the coding sequence ATGACTGATTTATCGCGGCGTAAATTGCTGACTGGTTTTTGGCAAGCAGGTAAACAGCAGCCCTCGGCTATTCGGCCACCTTGGTCGGTTAGTGAAAGTGATTTTATTGCTGGTTGTACCCGTTGCCAAAACTGTGTTGCCGCTTGTGAAACTGGCGTATTGGTTGCTGGCAGTGGCGGATTTCCCGAAATAGATTTTCAGCGTGCCGAGTGCAGCTTCTGTCAAGCCTGTGTGCTGGCCTGTGAAGTGGGTGTTTTTACCTCAACGGCGCAACCCGCCTGGTCGCTGAAAATCAATATCTCTGACCGCTGTTTACCTTTTCACAATATTGAATGCCGCAGTTGTCAGGATAGTTGTGAAACGCGGGCGATAAAATTCCGTCCGCGCCTAAACGGCATTGCTCAGCCCGAATTAGACCTTCCTGCTTGTACCGGCTGTGGTGCCTGTGTACCCAGTTGCCCCGTCCAAGCAGTAACCCTTACCCGGAGTGAAGATGGACGATAA
- a CDS encoding response regulator — MTKSHTIMIVDDHPLMRRGIKQLLELDSNFDVVAEANCGSDAIIEAAKCQPDVILLDLNMKGMSGLDTLKALRNEGIDARIIVLTVSDARSDVYAMIDAGADGYLLKDSEPEILLENIRLASKGENVFSDAVTQYLSSRDEQVNPFSELTERELDVLQEVARGMSNKQVAFELHISEETVKVHIRNLLRKLNVRSRVAATIMYLENKQY; from the coding sequence ATGACCAAAAGCCACACTATAATGATCGTTGACGATCATCCCCTCATGCGCCGTGGGATCAAGCAGTTACTTGAGCTGGATAGCAACTTTGATGTGGTTGCTGAAGCCAATTGCGGCAGTGATGCCATTATTGAAGCGGCCAAGTGCCAGCCAGATGTCATTCTGCTTGACCTAAATATGAAAGGCATGTCTGGGCTGGATACATTGAAAGCTTTGCGTAATGAAGGTATTGATGCGCGAATTATTGTTTTGACCGTCTCAGATGCGCGCAGTGATGTCTACGCCATGATTGATGCAGGCGCAGATGGTTATCTGCTTAAAGACAGTGAACCTGAAATATTACTGGAAAATATCCGTCTGGCTTCAAAGGGTGAGAATGTATTCAGTGATGCAGTCACACAATATTTATCCTCGCGAGATGAACAGGTTAATCCATTCTCTGAATTAACCGAGCGAGAATTAGATGTTCTGCAAGAAGTCGCGCGGGGAATGTCCAATAAACAAGTCGCGTTTGAGTTACACATTTCAGAAGAAACCGTGAAAGTGCATATCCGCAATTTATTACGGAAACTGAATGTCCGCTCACGCGTTGCGGCAACCATCATGTATTTAGAAAATAAACAATATTAA
- a CDS encoding winged helix-turn-helix domain-containing protein gives MELNPVFARRLYLCWLISRGESLNVPRLMELTGWPRRTLQDVLKALPGLGITMTFVQDGVRNNAGYYRLDSWGPLNKKWIDDNHNFILAAIE, from the coding sequence ATGGAACTTAATCCGGTATTTGCCCGTCGTCTTTACCTTTGCTGGTTGATAAGCCGGGGGGAGTCGCTGAATGTACCGCGCTTGATGGAATTGACTGGCTGGCCACGGCGAACATTACAGGATGTGCTGAAAGCGCTGCCCGGTTTGGGCATCACCATGACATTTGTACAGGATGGTGTGCGCAATAATGCGGGATATTATCGGTTAGACAGTTGGGGGCCGCTGAATAAAAAATGGATAGACGATAACCATAATTTTATTTTAGCAGCCATTGAATAA
- the acrD gene encoding multidrug efflux RND transporter permease AcrD: MANFFIDRPIFAWVLAIILCLTGALAISTLPVEQYPNLAPPNVRISASYPGASAQTLENTVTQVIEQSMTGLDNLLYMSSQSSNSGSASITLTFQAGTNPNEAMQQVQNQLQSAIKKLPQDVQQQGVSVSKSGDNTLMMVAFVSTDGSMDKQDIADYVASNLQDPLSRIEGVGSIDAFGSQYAMRIWLDPNKLNNYQLTTQDIVTAIQSQNSQIAVGQLGGTPSVDNQALNATINAQSQLQTPEQFREITLRVNQDGSLVTLGDVAKIEMGAEKYDYLSRFNGQPASGMSIKLASGANELQTDELVKARIAELTPFFPHGLEAKIAYETTPFVKASIKDVVKTLLEAILLVFLVMYLFLQNFRATLIPTIAVPVVLLGTFAILSAFGFSINTLTMFAIVLAIGLLVDDAIVVVENVERVMSEEGLDPREATRKSMSQIQGALVGIALVLSAVFIPMAFFGGTTGAIYRQFSITIVSAMVLSVLVALILTPALCATMLKPIKPGHHHAKRGFFGWFNRMFDRNAHRYERGVAQVLHHSVRYMLLYLLLLGGLALLFIKLPTSFLPLEDRGVFMAQVQLPVGSTQQQTLRVVEKVENYFLTAEKNNVLSVFSTVGSGPGGNGQNVARLFIRLSDWEQRKDSNDSSFAIIERATKVFNKIAEAKVSVSSPPAISGLGGSSGFDMELQDHGGLGHDKLMAARDQLLQMASQDPALTRVRHNGLDDSPQLQIDIDQRKAQALGVSLDDINNTLKTAWGSTYVNDFVDRGRVKKVYVQSEATARMLPEDVNKWYVRNKNGGMVPFSAFSTTRWEYGSPRLERYNGYSALEIVGEAAPGVSTGTAMDVMEGLVKQLPNGFGLEWTGMSYQERLSGSQAPALYAISLLVVFLCLAALYESWSIPFSVMLVVPLGVIGAVAATWMRGLENDVYFQVGLLTIIGLSAKNAILIVEFASELNNKGKDLVEATLEASRLRLRPILMTSLAFIFGVLPMAISQGAGSGSQHAVGTGVMGGMISATVLAIFFVPLFFVLVRRRFPGRPAHTKNSDTQ; the protein is encoded by the coding sequence ATGGCTAATTTTTTCATCGACCGCCCAATATTTGCTTGGGTATTGGCGATAATTTTGTGTCTGACTGGCGCATTGGCAATCTCAACACTGCCGGTTGAGCAATACCCTAATCTGGCACCGCCCAATGTGCGCATTAGTGCATCCTACCCCGGAGCCTCGGCACAAACACTGGAAAATACGGTCACGCAGGTCATAGAACAAAGTATGACCGGTCTGGATAATCTGCTGTATATGTCATCACAAAGCAGTAACTCCGGCAGTGCATCAATAACCCTGACTTTTCAGGCTGGAACCAATCCTAACGAAGCTATGCAGCAGGTACAAAACCAGTTGCAGTCCGCTATCAAAAAGTTGCCGCAAGATGTACAGCAGCAAGGTGTTTCAGTGTCTAAATCAGGGGATAATACCCTGATGATGGTGGCGTTTGTTTCCACTGATGGCAGCATGGATAAACAAGATATTGCCGACTATGTCGCCAGTAACCTGCAAGACCCACTCAGCCGTATTGAAGGGGTGGGCAGCATTGATGCTTTCGGCTCTCAATATGCGATGCGTATTTGGCTTGATCCTAATAAACTCAATAATTATCAACTTACTACCCAAGATATTGTGACTGCAATCCAGTCACAAAACAGCCAGATAGCCGTGGGGCAATTGGGCGGAACACCTTCAGTCGATAATCAGGCGCTCAATGCCACGATTAATGCCCAATCCCAATTACAAACCCCAGAACAATTCAGAGAAATCACGCTGCGAGTCAACCAAGATGGCTCACTGGTGACACTCGGTGATGTAGCAAAAATTGAGATGGGCGCCGAAAAATATGATTACCTGAGCCGTTTTAATGGTCAGCCCGCCTCGGGGATGAGCATCAAACTGGCCTCAGGCGCTAATGAACTGCAAACGGATGAATTAGTCAAAGCGCGTATCGCAGAACTGACCCCATTCTTCCCACACGGCCTCGAAGCAAAAATTGCCTACGAAACCACCCCCTTTGTGAAAGCCTCCATTAAAGACGTGGTCAAAACACTGCTGGAAGCCATTTTGCTGGTTTTCCTGGTGATGTATCTGTTCTTACAAAACTTCCGCGCCACCCTGATTCCGACGATTGCCGTTCCGGTAGTGCTATTGGGCACCTTCGCGATACTGTCGGCATTCGGATTCAGCATTAATACCTTAACCATGTTTGCCATCGTGCTAGCCATCGGTTTACTCGTCGATGATGCCATTGTCGTGGTGGAAAATGTGGAGCGTGTGATGAGTGAGGAAGGGCTTGATCCACGAGAAGCTACGCGCAAATCCATGAGCCAAATTCAGGGCGCGCTGGTGGGGATTGCTCTGGTACTGTCGGCGGTATTTATTCCGATGGCTTTCTTCGGTGGCACCACCGGGGCTATTTACCGCCAGTTCTCTATTACTATCGTATCCGCGATGGTGCTTTCAGTGCTGGTGGCATTGATTTTGACCCCAGCACTTTGCGCCACCATGCTCAAGCCGATCAAACCGGGGCATCATCATGCCAAACGCGGCTTCTTTGGCTGGTTTAACCGCATGTTTGACCGCAATGCTCACCGCTATGAGCGGGGCGTAGCGCAGGTTTTACATCACAGCGTGCGTTATATGCTGCTGTATTTATTGCTTTTGGGTGGGCTGGCGCTGCTGTTTATCAAGTTACCAACCTCATTCCTGCCACTGGAAGACCGCGGTGTCTTTATGGCTCAGGTACAACTTCCTGTCGGCTCTACTCAGCAGCAGACACTCAGAGTGGTTGAGAAAGTCGAGAATTACTTCCTGACGGCAGAGAAAAATAATGTGCTGTCGGTGTTCTCCACCGTAGGGTCAGGCCCCGGTGGTAATGGTCAAAACGTCGCGCGCCTGTTCATCAGACTGTCTGACTGGGAACAGCGAAAAGACAGTAATGATTCGTCATTTGCCATCATTGAACGCGCCACCAAAGTGTTTAACAAAATCGCCGAGGCCAAAGTCTCGGTCAGTAGCCCACCGGCCATTTCAGGTTTGGGCGGTTCGTCAGGTTTTGATATGGAATTACAAGATCACGGCGGTTTAGGCCATGACAAACTGATGGCGGCGCGCGACCAATTATTACAGATGGCATCTCAGGATCCGGCGCTAACACGCGTGCGTCATAACGGGCTGGATGATAGCCCGCAATTACAGATAGATATTGATCAGCGCAAAGCACAAGCGCTGGGGGTGTCCTTGGATGATATTAACAACACGCTAAAAACGGCCTGGGGTTCAACTTACGTTAACGACTTTGTTGATCGTGGGCGGGTGAAGAAAGTGTATGTTCAATCTGAAGCTACCGCACGTATGTTGCCAGAAGACGTTAACAAATGGTATGTGCGTAATAAAAACGGCGGCATGGTACCTTTCTCTGCCTTTTCAACCACTCGCTGGGAGTATGGTTCGCCACGACTGGAGCGCTATAACGGCTATTCTGCTTTGGAAATCGTCGGTGAAGCGGCTCCGGGCGTCAGTACCGGTACCGCTATGGATGTAATGGAGGGATTAGTCAAACAACTGCCTAATGGATTTGGCCTGGAATGGACGGGAATGTCCTATCAGGAACGGCTATCTGGCTCACAAGCCCCTGCCCTCTACGCCATTTCACTGTTAGTCGTATTCTTATGTCTGGCAGCATTATATGAAAGTTGGTCAATACCCTTCTCAGTGATGCTGGTTGTGCCACTCGGGGTGATTGGGGCGGTTGCCGCAACTTGGATGCGGGGCTTGGAAAATGACGTCTATTTCCAGGTCGGATTACTAACCATCATTGGGCTATCAGCCAAAAATGCTATCTTGATAGTCGAGTTTGCCAGTGAATTAAACAATAAAGGCAAAGATTTGGTTGAAGCCACACTTGAAGCCTCTCGCCTGCGGCTACGGCCCATTCTGATGACCTCTTTGGCGTTTATCTTTGGTGTATTGCCTATGGCCATCAGTCAAGGGGCTGGCTCTGGTAGCCAACATGCAGTGGGTACCGGTGTGATGGGAGGGATGATTTCAGCTACCGTGCTGGCTATTTTCTTCGTGCCACTGTTCTTTGTCCTGGTACGACGCCGCTTCCCCGGCAGGCCAGCACACACGAAAAATAGTGATACTCAGTAA
- a CDS encoding YcaO-like family protein gives MELPYEREITLAEAKKRILAEFQDNAITPHIENIGLHIITTTCDIYDQNNNLLSQGVGKGIDGAALTGAFYEAFEHYISTNHQKFGEMTLCKTNKLQHTLGGTDFVRDVLQTQPNKKIACRHYSNITGDISIYYPAAFSTPDYADCPVAGDNFDYQVLRRYSSNSGTAIGSSFQEATLHAANESIEREDLSQFLINYFYQDNKKALRLVNPDSLQEELHTLWLNAQAEIADHITVLEISQSSSCRTFIAFGHKICQAVHLFGAGTSLSPYYAISRAITELIQFHSIVTRFPYLIETQKHSLRRLAQWPKLQRSCEAYLPGLLTDRTLHSVDIPEDSPIAPVIEQLLQVERELNMRGYQLLVNILYQSTSGCTVVNVLVPGFERFFLINSGNIVVPWMGYQYQNS, from the coding sequence ATGGAATTACCCTATGAGCGTGAAATTACATTAGCTGAAGCAAAAAAACGAATTCTGGCTGAATTTCAAGATAATGCCATCACTCCTCACATAGAAAATATTGGTCTACATATCATTACAACCACATGTGATATTTATGATCAAAATAATAATTTACTCAGCCAAGGTGTGGGCAAAGGTATTGATGGCGCGGCACTAACTGGTGCTTTTTATGAAGCATTTGAACATTATATTTCAACAAATCACCAAAAATTCGGCGAAATGACATTATGCAAAACCAATAAACTGCAACATACGTTAGGCGGTACTGATTTCGTTAGAGATGTGCTACAAACTCAACCCAATAAAAAAATTGCTTGTCGCCATTATAGTAATATCACTGGCGATATTTCGATTTATTATCCAGCCGCTTTTTCAACGCCGGATTACGCAGATTGTCCTGTTGCAGGAGATAATTTCGATTATCAGGTATTACGCCGCTATTCCAGTAACAGTGGCACCGCTATTGGTTCTTCTTTTCAGGAAGCGACGCTGCATGCTGCAAATGAAAGTATTGAGCGTGAAGATTTATCGCAATTTTTGATTAATTACTTTTATCAAGATAACAAAAAAGCATTACGCCTGGTTAATCCTGATTCGCTACAAGAAGAACTTCACACTTTATGGTTAAATGCTCAGGCCGAAATAGCAGACCACATTACAGTACTCGAAATCAGCCAATCTTCAAGTTGTCGGACATTCATCGCTTTCGGCCATAAAATCTGCCAGGCAGTACATTTATTTGGCGCAGGAACCTCCCTCTCTCCTTATTACGCCATATCCCGGGCAATAACCGAACTGATCCAGTTTCACTCTATTGTCACCCGATTCCCTTACCTCATTGAGACACAAAAACATTCTTTACGGCGATTAGCACAGTGGCCAAAACTACAGCGCAGCTGTGAAGCTTATTTACCCGGATTATTAACGGATAGAACCTTACATAGTGTCGATATTCCAGAAGATAGCCCCATTGCGCCAGTAATTGAGCAATTATTGCAGGTAGAGCGGGAGTTAAACATGCGAGGGTACCAATTGCTGGTCAATATACTCTATCAAAGTACTTCTGGCTGTACTGTCGTCAATGTGTTGGTTCCTGGCTTTGAGCGTTTCTTTCTTATTAATAGCGGCAACATTGTGGTGCCTTGGATGGGCTATCAATATCAAAACAGCTAG
- a CDS encoding tetratricopeptide repeat protein: MKHSIDSLKELGRYDDAVAMAQNLLRSDPDNAILLYKIASLYDVQGLELQAIPFYRAAIEHNLAGKELQEAYLGLGSTYRALGLYQESLNTFDAALVRFPQAKEITLFRAMTLYNLGETKEAVATLLILLAETSNHQHISLYQKAIRQYATDLDRIG; the protein is encoded by the coding sequence ATGAAACACTCTATTGATTCGCTGAAAGAGTTGGGCCGTTACGATGATGCAGTGGCAATGGCGCAAAATTTACTGCGCAGCGACCCAGACAACGCCATCCTGCTGTATAAGATTGCCTCTCTTTATGATGTGCAGGGGCTAGAGTTGCAAGCGATCCCCTTCTATCGTGCGGCTATCGAGCATAATTTGGCGGGAAAAGAGCTACAGGAAGCCTATCTTGGGCTAGGTAGCACTTACCGGGCGCTGGGGCTATATCAAGAATCATTAAATACATTTGACGCGGCGTTAGTTCGTTTTCCACAAGCAAAAGAGATAACCTTGTTTCGAGCCATGACATTGTACAATCTGGGTGAAACCAAAGAAGCGGTCGCAACATTATTGATATTGCTGGCTGAAACCTCAAATCATCAACATATCAGCCTCTACCAAAAAGCTATTCGCCAATATGCCACTGACCTTGACCGAATTGGCTAA
- a CDS encoding ArsC family reductase — MSDNPATPLLCLYGIKNCDTIKKARRWLEEQNIAYQFHDYRVDGLSDEHLQGFIDKLGWEPLLNTRGTTWRKLPPAQRDAITDAQSAKLLMLEQPAIIKRPLLEAANGELLLGFKIEVYQQFIQQHLQKVTHNQNAIEVQ, encoded by the coding sequence ATGTCAGATAACCCAGCAACCCCATTATTGTGCCTTTATGGCATTAAAAATTGTGACACCATAAAAAAGGCCCGCCGCTGGCTGGAAGAACAAAACATTGCCTATCAGTTTCACGATTATCGAGTGGATGGATTGAGTGACGAACACCTGCAAGGTTTTATCGATAAACTGGGTTGGGAGCCATTACTGAACACTCGCGGGACAACTTGGCGTAAATTGCCACCAGCCCAGCGCGATGCCATTACTGATGCACAATCGGCCAAACTGCTGATGCTGGAACAACCTGCTATCATCAAGCGCCCGCTGTTGGAAGCGGCCAATGGTGAGCTGCTGCTGGGTTTCAAAATTGAAGTTTATCAACAATTTATTCAGCAACATCTTCAAAAAGTGACTCATAACCAAAACGCTATTGAGGTGCAATAA
- the dapE gene encoding succinyl-diaminopimelate desuccinylase has product MICPVIDLAQQLIKRPSLSPNDAGCQEIMIQRLEAIGFTVEPMNFGDTLNFWAWRGEGETLAFAGHTDVVPTGDESHWCSPPFEPTIRDGMLYGRGAADMKGSLAAMVVAAERFVAAHPNHKGRLAFMITSDEEAKAINGTVKVVNALMARHERLDYCLVGEPSSTDRVGDVVKNGRRGSVTANLHIHGIQGHVAYPHLADNPVHRAIPALNELVTTQWDEGNEFFPATSMQIANLHAGTGSNNVIPGEFYVQFNFRFSTELTDSMIKQRVEALLERHQLDYTLEWVLSGQPFLTARGALVDAVVNAVEHYAEITPQLLTTGGTSDGRFIALMGAQVVELGPVNATIHKVNECVHAADLQLLSRMYQKIMEQLIA; this is encoded by the coding sequence ATGATCTGTCCGGTAATCGACCTGGCCCAACAATTAATTAAACGCCCGTCGCTCAGCCCTAATGATGCAGGTTGCCAGGAGATCATGATTCAGCGTTTAGAAGCTATCGGTTTTACTGTCGAACCGATGAATTTTGGCGACACTCTCAACTTCTGGGCCTGGCGTGGCGAAGGCGAGACATTGGCGTTTGCTGGTCATACCGATGTGGTTCCTACCGGCGATGAAAGCCATTGGTGCAGCCCACCGTTTGAGCCAACCATTCGCGATGGCATGCTGTATGGCCGGGGTGCTGCCGACATGAAAGGTTCACTGGCGGCGATGGTGGTTGCGGCGGAGCGCTTTGTGGCCGCACATCCTAATCATAAAGGTCGCCTGGCATTTATGATTACCTCCGATGAAGAAGCCAAAGCTATTAATGGCACCGTTAAAGTGGTTAACGCCCTGATGGCGCGTCATGAGCGACTGGATTACTGCCTGGTGGGTGAGCCATCCAGTACCGACCGCGTCGGCGATGTGGTGAAAAATGGTCGCCGAGGCTCTGTCACCGCTAACTTACATATCCACGGTATCCAAGGGCATGTGGCTTATCCTCATCTGGCTGATAACCCCGTTCACCGTGCGATACCCGCGCTGAATGAACTGGTGACGACACAATGGGACGAAGGCAATGAGTTCTTCCCCGCCACCAGCATGCAAATCGCTAACTTGCATGCCGGTACTGGCAGCAATAACGTGATTCCCGGTGAGTTCTATGTGCAGTTCAATTTCCGCTTCAGCACTGAACTGACTGATAGCATGATTAAGCAGCGGGTTGAGGCATTGCTGGAGCGTCATCAACTCGATTACACCCTGGAATGGGTTCTATCTGGTCAGCCATTCCTGACTGCGCGTGGTGCGTTGGTTGATGCTGTGGTCAATGCCGTTGAGCATTACGCCGAGATAACGCCGCAACTGTTGACCACCGGTGGCACCTCTGATGGCCGGTTTATTGCCTTAATGGGGGCACAAGTGGTTGAACTAGGGCCAGTTAATGCCACAATCCATAAAGTGAATGAATGTGTTCACGCTGCTGATTTACAACTGCTAAGCCGGATGTATCAGAAAATCATGGAGCAACTCATCGCATGA
- a CDS encoding M15 family metallopeptidase, giving the protein MTANTLTPQMITGRSTEHLVVLTGNHRMQPQAVDAFLAMQRAAKVAGFDLQPASTFRDFDRQLAIWNGKFRGERPVLDKDSQPIDISQLDAASRCEAILRWSALPGASRHHWGSDLDIYDPSLLPLEAKLQLEPWEYQLGGYFYPLTQWLDTHMAEFGFYRPFSADTGGVAAEPWHLSYRPLATTAEYLLTPAILLEAWQSQDVAGSEWLTGHLPMIFSRFITIPNRFQAATNT; this is encoded by the coding sequence ATGACAGCTAATACATTGACCCCACAGATGATTACCGGGCGCTCAACGGAACATTTAGTGGTGTTAACCGGTAATCACCGCATGCAGCCACAGGCTGTTGATGCCTTTCTCGCCATGCAACGGGCAGCTAAAGTGGCTGGTTTTGATTTGCAGCCAGCCAGTACTTTTCGCGATTTTGACCGCCAATTGGCTATCTGGAATGGCAAATTTCGCGGTGAGCGACCAGTATTAGATAAAGACAGTCAACCGATAGACATTTCTCAGCTTGATGCAGCCAGCCGTTGTGAGGCTATTTTGCGTTGGTCCGCCTTGCCGGGGGCCAGCCGTCACCATTGGGGCAGTGATTTGGATATTTACGATCCATCACTGTTACCTTTGGAGGCAAAATTGCAACTGGAGCCGTGGGAATACCAACTGGGTGGGTATTTTTATCCGCTGACTCAATGGCTTGATACACATATGGCTGAGTTTGGCTTTTACCGGCCTTTTAGCGCAGATACCGGCGGCGTTGCTGCTGAACCTTGGCACCTGAGTTACCGCCCTCTGGCGACAACTGCGGAGTATTTACTGACACCTGCCATCTTGCTGGAAGCCTGGCAATCACAGGATGTGGCGGGTAGTGAGTGGCTTACTGGTCATTTACCCATGATTTTTTCACGATTCATAACGATACCTAATAGATTTCAAGCTGCAACTAACACATAG
- a CDS encoding YpfN family protein, translating to MHWLADYWWVVLIILVGMILNGIKELRRLDHKKFLSNKPEIPPHRDNNAQWDDDDDWPDKDKKK from the coding sequence ATGCATTGGCTCGCAGATTACTGGTGGGTAGTTTTAATCATACTTGTCGGCATGATCTTAAACGGTATCAAAGAGTTACGCCGCCTTGATCATAAGAAATTTTTGAGCAATAAGCCGGAGATCCCGCCCCATCGCGACAATAATGCGCAGTGGGATGATGACGACGACTGGCCGGATAAAGACAAGAAAAAGTAA
- the ypfH gene encoding esterase, whose translation MNQKHIVVQQPAQPEQLILLFHGVGDSAAGMAPVGSHFAQAFPQALVVSIDGPFSSSMGNGRQWFSVQGITEQGRQGRIDEVMPEFIATVRHWQQQSGLSAAQTTLVGFSQGTIMSLEGVKAQPQLAGQVVGFSGRFATLPQQPIADVIIHLIHGEQDGVISVEQAKAAANSLTALGCSVTLDLDTNTGHGINQPMLARAITHLHQDLAGN comes from the coding sequence ATGAATCAGAAACATATTGTGGTGCAGCAACCGGCACAACCTGAGCAATTAATTTTGTTATTTCATGGTGTTGGCGATAGTGCTGCTGGGATGGCACCGGTCGGTAGCCATTTTGCTCAAGCTTTCCCACAGGCGTTGGTGGTCAGTATTGATGGGCCATTTTCCAGCAGTATGGGCAATGGGCGGCAGTGGTTTTCCGTTCAGGGGATCACCGAGCAGGGCCGGCAAGGGCGTATTGATGAAGTGATGCCCGAATTTATTGCTACGGTGCGTCACTGGCAGCAACAAAGTGGGCTTAGCGCAGCGCAGACGACATTAGTGGGATTCTCGCAGGGCACTATTATGTCATTGGAAGGCGTGAAAGCGCAGCCGCAGTTGGCTGGGCAGGTCGTTGGGTTCAGTGGGCGTTTCGCCACTTTGCCACAGCAGCCTATTGCTGACGTCATCATTCATCTGATTCATGGGGAACAGGATGGCGTTATCTCGGTAGAACAGGCCAAAGCCGCAGCGAATAGCTTAACGGCGTTGGGATGTTCGGTGACATTGGATCTGGATACCAATACCGGACATGGCATTAATCAACCCATGTTGGCGCGAGCGATTACTCATTTGCATCAAGATCTAGCGGGAAATTAA